A genomic region of Streptomyces sp. R33 contains the following coding sequences:
- a CDS encoding cytochrome P450, with the protein MSDAISFEEHWARTHQFDPPAIFDSLREERPLARMVYPDGHVGWIATSHELARKVLSDPRFSHSMEFCHFPTTHWGELTPNSPEIPGMFIYMDPPDHTRYRRLLTGEFTGRRASQMTSRVEEMVAGQIAAMRERGSAADVVEDFADPLALRVLSEVIGLPYDERDRYANAPTVMHDPDSKMEDVGPVYEQALTFFAELIERKRKQPEDDILSRLVAEGGLTDEELCNMVALLLFAGFGTTAPALAVSVFALLHHEDQLAALRADPAKLDGAVEELLRYLTINQYEIFRTALEDVELSGEVVKKGDTVTVSLPAANRDPAKFGCPAQLDIERDTAGHMSFGYGVHQCLGQNLARVVLRAGLSALLREFPDLRLAVGFDEVPLRPKGSVFALKSLPVSW; encoded by the coding sequence ATGAGCGACGCAATTTCCTTCGAGGAGCATTGGGCGCGGACCCACCAGTTCGATCCTCCTGCGATATTTGATTCGCTGCGTGAAGAGCGCCCCCTCGCGAGAATGGTCTACCCCGACGGCCACGTCGGCTGGATCGCCACCAGCCACGAGTTGGCGCGCAAGGTCCTCAGCGACCCGCGGTTCAGCCACAGCATGGAGTTCTGTCACTTCCCGACGACGCACTGGGGAGAGCTGACGCCGAACTCTCCCGAGATCCCCGGGATGTTCATCTACATGGACCCGCCCGACCACACCCGGTACCGGCGGCTGCTGACGGGTGAGTTCACCGGCCGCCGGGCGAGCCAGATGACGTCGCGCGTCGAGGAAATGGTCGCCGGGCAGATCGCCGCGATGCGCGAGCGCGGGTCGGCTGCGGACGTGGTGGAGGACTTCGCCGACCCGCTGGCCCTGAGGGTGTTGTCCGAGGTGATCGGCCTGCCCTACGACGAACGTGACCGCTACGCGAACGCGCCGACCGTCATGCACGACCCGGACTCCAAGATGGAGGACGTCGGGCCCGTCTACGAGCAGGCGCTCACCTTCTTCGCCGAGCTCATCGAGCGGAAGCGGAAGCAGCCGGAGGACGACATCCTCAGCCGGCTCGTCGCCGAGGGCGGACTGACCGACGAAGAACTGTGCAACATGGTCGCCCTGCTGCTGTTCGCGGGCTTCGGGACCACGGCGCCCGCGCTGGCCGTCAGCGTCTTCGCGCTGCTGCACCACGAGGACCAGCTGGCGGCGCTCCGCGCGGACCCGGCGAAACTCGACGGCGCGGTGGAGGAGCTCCTGCGCTACCTCACCATCAACCAGTACGAGATCTTCCGCACGGCGCTGGAGGATGTCGAACTGAGCGGTGAAGTGGTCAAGAAGGGCGACACCGTGACGGTGTCCCTGCCCGCCGCCAACCGTGACCCGGCCAAATTCGGATGCCCCGCGCAGCTCGACATCGAGCGCGACACCGCAGGCCACATGTCGTTCGGATACGGCGTCCACCAGTGCCTCGGGCAAAACCTCGCACGCGTCGTCCTGCGAGCCGGCCTGTCCGCTCTCCTCCGGGAATTCCCGGACCTCCGGCTGGCCGTCGGTTTTGACGAGGTGCCGCTTCGACCCAAGGGTTCCGTCTTCGCGTTGAAGAGCCTGCCTGTCTCCTGGTAG
- a CDS encoding acyltransferase family protein yields MLTADPDAASATSSSPQRRAPLPSLTGLRFVAAMLVFLTHSTMLHNVLSPMQPINFFGDPDIAKSLADFCEKAGAIGVSFFFVLSGFVLTWSATPGDRVTSFWRRRALKIYPNHIVTWVLAMVLFTAATPMHAWLPNLFMVHTFTPQPEVFGSLNPVAWSLCAELLFYALFPLLIIPVRRIAERRLWLWAGGMVAGVIGVAAVTKYVRGGLDLGYELTLNQFWFSYSFPPPRLFEFVLGMILARIVAANLWPRIGLLTSATLFAGGYWLANNVPAPYFFSACTIVPVAMIICAGASRDLRGAGGWLTSPTMVRLGEISFAFYILQGVVIFWGRSELLGGRTFDFVPAVGLQIALLLANLLAAWLLYSLVEQPVMRRWSRSKKEKQAGEQRVSQDAREKTTQSRPLVSDSVLVREAG; encoded by the coding sequence ATGCTCACGGCAGACCCAGACGCCGCATCGGCCACCAGCAGTTCACCGCAACGCCGGGCCCCGCTGCCCTCGCTCACCGGCCTCAGATTCGTGGCCGCCATGCTCGTGTTCCTCACCCACAGCACGATGCTCCACAACGTCCTGAGCCCGATGCAGCCAATCAACTTCTTCGGCGATCCCGACATCGCGAAGTCCCTGGCCGACTTCTGCGAGAAGGCCGGCGCCATCGGGGTGTCGTTCTTCTTCGTGCTCAGCGGCTTCGTCCTGACGTGGTCGGCCACGCCGGGAGACCGGGTCACGAGCTTCTGGCGGCGTCGCGCGCTGAAGATCTACCCGAACCACATCGTGACCTGGGTGCTGGCGATGGTGCTGTTCACCGCGGCCACCCCGATGCACGCCTGGCTGCCGAACCTCTTCATGGTGCACACGTTCACACCGCAGCCGGAGGTCTTCGGGAGCCTCAACCCCGTGGCCTGGTCGCTCTGTGCGGAGCTGCTCTTCTACGCGCTGTTCCCGCTGCTCATCATCCCCGTGCGCCGGATCGCGGAGCGGAGGCTGTGGCTGTGGGCGGGCGGCATGGTCGCCGGCGTGATCGGCGTGGCTGCAGTGACGAAGTACGTCCGGGGCGGCCTCGACCTCGGGTACGAACTGACGCTCAACCAGTTCTGGTTCTCCTACTCGTTCCCGCCGCCGCGCCTGTTCGAGTTCGTGCTGGGCATGATCCTGGCCCGGATCGTCGCCGCGAACCTGTGGCCGCGCATCGGCCTGCTGACTTCGGCGACCCTCTTCGCCGGCGGGTACTGGCTCGCCAACAACGTTCCGGCCCCGTACTTCTTCAGCGCCTGCACGATCGTTCCGGTGGCCATGATCATCTGCGCCGGGGCCTCGAGGGATCTCCGGGGCGCCGGAGGCTGGCTCACCAGCCCGACCATGGTGCGGCTGGGCGAGATCTCCTTCGCCTTCTACATCCTTCAGGGCGTGGTGATCTTCTGGGGCCGCTCCGAGCTGCTGGGAGGCCGTACCTTCGACTTCGTCCCGGCTGTCGGACTTCAGATCGCCCTGCTCCTGGCGAACCTGCTGGCCGCCTGGCTGCTGTACAGCCTGGTCGAGCAGCCGGTCATGCGCCGCTGGAGCCGCAGCAAGAAGGAGAAGCAGGCCGGCGAGCAGCGGGTCTCGCAGGACGCGCGCGAGAAGACGACGCAGAGCAGGCCCCTGGTCTCGGATTCCGTGCTGGTCCGCGAAGCCGGCTGA
- a CDS encoding Gfo/Idh/MocA family protein, protein MKVAVLSFAHERAATYARLLHAMPGVDLIIADPDGPPDDPARGEAVARQLGASYAGGWDEVFALRPEAVVVTSGTARRRELVERAAGIGAHVLCAQPMATDEADALAMVRACEDAGVRLTLDSPACFSPAFDAVRKEIAAGDAIGRLTTLHGVYNGPAPTPSHPGRADREPAGGGALAANAADLLDMVDAVLGGEPAEQVYAQTNSVLGAEPGAESAALVTVRYPSGTVAAIDCSRSVSADRAAADGPRMTFIGDQGSLEFNSRPRLLGGFDSAAGGERWEPGGSDAYAAMLDAFVAAVGTGRGAGPDGAAGVRTLRIVQAAYASAHSGRPVDPAVRP, encoded by the coding sequence ATGAAGGTCGCAGTGTTGTCGTTCGCCCACGAGCGCGCCGCCACGTACGCCCGGCTGCTGCACGCCATGCCCGGTGTCGACCTGATCATCGCGGACCCTGACGGTCCGCCCGACGACCCGGCGCGCGGCGAGGCCGTGGCCCGGCAGCTCGGCGCGTCGTACGCGGGCGGCTGGGACGAGGTCTTCGCGCTGCGCCCCGAGGCCGTGGTGGTCACGAGCGGGACCGCCCGCCGTCGGGAACTGGTCGAGCGGGCGGCCGGGATCGGGGCTCACGTGCTGTGCGCCCAGCCGATGGCGACCGACGAAGCGGATGCCCTGGCCATGGTGCGGGCCTGTGAGGACGCGGGTGTACGGCTGACTCTCGACTCCCCTGCGTGCTTCAGTCCGGCGTTCGACGCCGTACGCAAGGAGATCGCCGCCGGTGACGCCATCGGCCGGCTGACGACCCTTCACGGTGTGTACAACGGCCCGGCGCCGACCCCGTCGCACCCCGGGCGGGCGGATCGGGAACCGGCCGGGGGCGGGGCACTGGCCGCCAACGCGGCGGACCTGCTCGACATGGTGGACGCGGTGCTCGGCGGAGAGCCGGCGGAGCAGGTGTACGCGCAGACGAACAGCGTCCTCGGCGCAGAGCCGGGCGCAGAGAGCGCGGCGCTCGTCACCGTTCGCTATCCGAGCGGGACGGTCGCGGCCATCGACTGCAGTCGGAGCGTGTCGGCGGACCGGGCGGCAGCGGACGGACCCAGGATGACCTTCATCGGCGACCAGGGGAGCCTGGAGTTCAATTCCCGCCCGCGGCTGCTCGGCGGATTCGACTCCGCCGCCGGCGGTGAACGGTGGGAACCCGGCGGGTCCGACGCGTACGCGGCCATGCTCGACGCGTTCGTCGCCGCCGTCGGCACGGGACGGGGAGCCGGGCCGGACGGCGCAGCAGGGGTGCGTACGCTGCGGATCGTCCAAGCCGCCTACGCATCGGCGCACAGCGGCCGGCCCGTCGATCCGGCCGTACGGCCCTGA
- a CDS encoding DUF5998 family protein: MAKSGTTTQGLRTAIERSGYYPALVAEAVEAAVGGEPISSYLVHQETTFDSNEVRRHVTVLVLTGNRFIVSHTDEQAADAGSPSPYATTSTESVKIGAISSVVLSRVVANPESYTPGTLPREVVLTIGWGAVSRIDLEPAACGDPNCDSDHGYTGNSTADDLSLRVSEAGDGPEAVRQTLVFAQALSEATAATSASAR; encoded by the coding sequence ATGGCGAAATCCGGTACGACGACCCAGGGGCTGCGCACGGCGATCGAGCGCAGCGGCTACTACCCGGCCCTCGTGGCCGAGGCCGTGGAGGCCGCGGTGGGCGGCGAGCCGATCTCGTCGTACCTGGTCCACCAGGAGACGACCTTCGACTCCAACGAGGTGCGCCGGCACGTCACCGTCCTGGTCCTGACCGGCAACCGCTTCATCGTGAGCCACACCGACGAGCAGGCCGCCGACGCCGGGTCCCCGTCGCCGTACGCGACCACGTCCACCGAGTCGGTCAAGATCGGCGCGATCTCCTCCGTGGTGCTCAGCCGCGTCGTCGCCAACCCCGAGTCGTACACCCCCGGCACCCTGCCCCGCGAGGTCGTCCTGACCATCGGCTGGGGCGCGGTCTCGCGGATCGACCTGGAGCCCGCCGCATGCGGCGACCCGAACTGCGACTCCGACCACGGCTACACCGGCAACTCCACCGCCGACGACCTCAGCCTGCGCGTCAGCGAGGCCGGCGACGGCCCGGAGGCGGTCCGCCAGACGCTCGTCTTCGCGCAGGCGCTCAGCGAAGCCACCGCGGCCACCTCCGCCTCCGCCCGCTGA
- a CDS encoding Gfo/Idh/MocA family protein has product MQQLDVALIGAGLIARIHLEAWVDAGASVRIYSTDDRAADLAREFGVKAVGSLEAALDGADAVDICAPTGSHHAIAMAAIAAGVDVVCEKPLAASTAEAEEIVDAAEQAGVRLYPAHDIRFVSAYARLHDLVAAGRLGAGAVARFTVAAYHPRPWTGHASAQSGGILTDQMMHGVDIAYWIFGDVVRVYAQYQGEIAAPAPQGAVAVGTVVLTHASGALSQIVSRWTAAPQPPVRVTYHVSGTGGTVQYDSEWPQEIQGYGPKAGNFAHFGETPFSSEIREFAQALRGGPEPRLGPRDALAAVRITQAAAESAWTGRAVELPVKGAA; this is encoded by the coding sequence GTGCAACAGCTGGACGTAGCGCTGATCGGCGCAGGACTGATAGCGCGTATACATCTGGAAGCGTGGGTCGATGCCGGAGCGTCCGTTCGCATCTACTCCACGGACGACCGGGCCGCGGACTTGGCACGTGAATTCGGCGTCAAGGCCGTCGGATCCCTGGAAGCGGCGCTGGACGGCGCGGATGCCGTGGACATCTGCGCCCCGACGGGCAGTCACCACGCCATAGCCATGGCCGCCATCGCCGCAGGGGTGGACGTGGTGTGCGAGAAGCCGCTGGCGGCCAGCACGGCAGAGGCCGAGGAGATCGTCGACGCGGCGGAGCAGGCCGGCGTGCGGCTCTACCCTGCCCACGACATACGTTTCGTTTCGGCGTACGCCCGGCTGCACGACCTGGTGGCGGCAGGCCGCCTGGGCGCCGGCGCGGTCGCCCGGTTCACCGTGGCCGCCTACCACCCGCGGCCCTGGACCGGCCACGCGTCCGCGCAGTCGGGCGGGATTCTGACCGACCAGATGATGCACGGCGTCGACATCGCCTATTGGATCTTCGGGGACGTCGTGCGGGTGTACGCCCAGTACCAGGGGGAGATCGCCGCACCGGCACCTCAGGGGGCCGTCGCGGTCGGAACCGTCGTCCTCACCCACGCCAGTGGCGCGCTCAGCCAGATCGTGAGCCGGTGGACGGCGGCGCCGCAGCCGCCCGTTCGGGTCACGTACCACGTCTCGGGTACGGGCGGGACGGTGCAGTACGACTCCGAGTGGCCCCAGGAGATCCAGGGATACGGCCCCAAGGCCGGGAACTTCGCGCACTTCGGCGAGACGCCGTTCTCCTCCGAGATCCGCGAGTTCGCCCAGGCGCTCAGGGGCGGCCCCGAGCCGCGCCTGGGGCCTCGCGACGCGCTGGCCGCCGTCCGCATCACCCAGGCGGCGGCCGAGTCCGCGTGGACGGGACGTGCCGTGGAACTGCCCGTGAAGGGGGCCGCATGA
- a CDS encoding thymidine kinase, with protein MPELVFFSGTMDCGKSTLALQIAHNRDARGLQGVIFTRDDRAGEGKLSSRLGLVTEAVEAPEGMDLYAYLVAQLSQGGKADYVIVDEAQFLAPEQIDQLARIVDDLGLDVFAFGITTDFRTKLFPGSQRLIELADRLEQLQVEALCWCGARATHNARTVGGQMVVEGAQVVVGDVNRPAEEIGYEVLCRRHHRRRMTSAAAHAGALSPDVLPVNHA; from the coding sequence ATGCCCGAGCTGGTGTTCTTCTCCGGAACGATGGACTGCGGAAAGAGCACTCTGGCTCTCCAGATCGCCCACAACCGCGACGCGCGGGGTCTGCAGGGCGTCATCTTCACCCGGGACGACCGGGCGGGCGAGGGCAAGCTGTCCTCGCGCCTGGGTCTGGTGACCGAGGCGGTCGAGGCGCCGGAGGGCATGGACCTGTACGCGTACCTGGTCGCGCAGCTCTCCCAGGGCGGCAAGGCCGACTACGTGATCGTGGACGAGGCCCAGTTCCTGGCCCCCGAGCAGATCGACCAGCTCGCCCGCATCGTCGACGACCTCGGCCTGGACGTCTTCGCCTTCGGTATCACCACCGACTTCCGGACGAAGCTGTTCCCGGGCTCGCAGCGGCTGATCGAGCTCGCGGACCGCCTCGAACAGCTCCAGGTGGAGGCCCTGTGCTGGTGCGGCGCCCGCGCCACGCACAACGCCCGTACGGTGGGCGGGCAGATGGTGGTCGAGGGCGCCCAGGTCGTGGTCGGCGACGTCAACCGCCCGGCGGAGGAGATCGGGTACGAGGTCCTCTGCCGCCGCCACCACCGCCGCCGCATGACCTCGGCGGCAGCCCACGCGGGCGCCCTCTCCCCGGACGTCCTCCCCGTCAACCACGCCTGA
- a CDS encoding ferredoxin: protein MHIDIEKDVCIGAGQCALLAPDVFTQDDDGFSTLLTGGDGAHGPLVREAAQACPVRAITVSETVS from the coding sequence GTGCACATCGACATCGAGAAGGACGTCTGCATCGGCGCGGGCCAGTGCGCCCTGCTCGCTCCGGACGTGTTCACCCAGGACGACGACGGGTTCAGCACCCTCCTGACGGGCGGCGACGGCGCTCACGGCCCACTGGTGCGGGAGGCGGCCCAGGCCTGCCCCGTGCGCGCCATCACCGTGTCGGAGACGGTGAGCTGA
- a CDS encoding alkaline phosphatase family protein, producing the protein MAYSAPSNWDEPELLDLAGAPVPEYGTGSLADLLPTLVAGQGVPGYTAAIAELTPADRNCVFLVDGMGWEQIKAHPDEAPYLTSLLGSSRGGTGRPITAGFPATTATSLASVGTGLPPARHGLPGYAVRNPASGELMNQLRWHPWTPPKPWQPYPTVFQQADKAGVATAQVSSPAFQTTPLTKIALSGGTFLGRMTGEERMDLAAERLAAGDRSLVYTYFSELDGAGHRHGVNSDAWRGQLMYVDRLVQRLAEQLPPRTALYVTADHGMVDVPFDEDSRIDFDEDWELGAGVALLGGEGRARHVYAVPGAEADVLTVWREVLGDRFWVASREEALEMGWFGAPGECDERVLGRIGDVVAAAQADVAITASRKEPNESALVGMHGSMTAAEQLVPLLEIRT; encoded by the coding sequence ATGGCCTACTCCGCACCGTCGAACTGGGACGAGCCGGAGCTGCTGGACCTCGCCGGCGCCCCCGTCCCGGAGTACGGCACCGGCTCGCTCGCCGACCTGCTGCCGACCCTCGTGGCCGGCCAGGGCGTTCCCGGGTACACCGCCGCCATCGCCGAGCTGACGCCGGCCGACCGCAACTGCGTGTTCCTGGTCGACGGCATGGGCTGGGAGCAGATCAAGGCCCACCCGGACGAGGCCCCGTACCTGACCTCCCTCCTCGGCAGCTCGCGCGGCGGCACCGGCCGCCCGATAACGGCGGGCTTCCCGGCGACCACCGCCACCTCGCTGGCCTCCGTCGGCACCGGCCTGCCGCCCGCGCGGCACGGCCTGCCCGGCTACGCCGTGCGCAACCCGGCCAGCGGCGAGCTGATGAACCAGCTCCGCTGGCACCCGTGGACCCCGCCGAAGCCCTGGCAGCCGTACCCGACGGTCTTCCAGCAGGCGGACAAGGCCGGGGTGGCCACGGCGCAGGTGTCCTCGCCCGCGTTCCAGACCACCCCGCTCACCAAGATCGCGCTCAGCGGCGGCACCTTCCTCGGCCGGATGACCGGCGAGGAGCGGATGGACCTCGCGGCCGAGCGCCTCGCGGCCGGCGACCGCTCGCTGGTGTACACGTACTTCAGCGAGCTCGACGGGGCCGGACACCGGCACGGCGTGAACTCCGACGCATGGCGCGGCCAGCTGATGTACGTCGACCGGCTGGTGCAGCGGCTCGCCGAGCAACTCCCGCCGCGTACCGCGCTGTACGTGACCGCCGATCACGGCATGGTGGACGTCCCCTTCGACGAGGACTCCCGGATCGACTTCGACGAGGACTGGGAGCTCGGCGCGGGCGTCGCCCTGCTCGGCGGCGAGGGCCGAGCCCGGCACGTGTACGCCGTACCGGGCGCCGAGGCCGACGTCCTGACGGTGTGGCGCGAGGTGCTGGGCGACCGGTTCTGGGTCGCGAGCCGAGAAGAGGCCCTGGAAATGGGCTGGTTCGGCGCGCCGGGGGAGTGCGACGAGCGCGTGCTCGGCCGCATCGGCGACGTGGTCGCGGCCGCCCAGGCCGATGTGGCCATCACCGCCTCGCGCAAGGAGCCCAACGAGTCCGCCCTCGTCGGCATGCACGGCTCCATGACCGCCGCCGAGCAGCTCGTCCCGCTGCTCGAGATCCGCACCTGA
- a CDS encoding cytochrome P450, protein MTDTNAPLAFPQDRTCPYRPPAAYDQLRATRPLSRITLFDGREVWAVTGHSVARELLADQRLSSDPSRPGFPFLTPYFVDMGDRKFPLFGVDDPEHRTQRRAIIGEFTLPRAVALRPRIQEIVDERIEAMIAQGPTAELVSAFALPVPSMVMCAVLGVPYADHDFFETQSLRLVRGPEAADVMDALNQLEAYFGELIDRKRKEPGTGLLDDLVQRQEAEGSFDREGLIALAHVLLGAGHDTVANMISLGVFTLLQHPEQLAELRGDSTLLPAAVEELMRVLSIADTVLRVAVEDIEVAGTTIRAGDGVVFAASVVNRDESVYPEPDTLDWHRPSRHHIGFGFGIHQCLGQNLARAQLEIALGTLFDRLPTLRLAAPAEEIPFKLGHTVQGMVELPVTW, encoded by the coding sequence ATGACGGACACGAACGCACCCCTCGCCTTCCCCCAGGACCGGACCTGCCCCTACCGGCCCCCTGCCGCCTACGACCAGCTGCGTGCGACCCGCCCCCTGTCGCGGATCACCCTCTTCGACGGCCGTGAGGTCTGGGCGGTCACCGGGCACTCCGTCGCCCGCGAACTGCTGGCCGACCAGCGCCTGTCGTCCGACCCCAGCCGCCCCGGCTTCCCCTTCCTCACGCCGTACTTCGTCGACATGGGCGACCGAAAGTTCCCGCTGTTCGGCGTCGACGACCCCGAGCACCGGACCCAACGACGGGCCATCATCGGTGAGTTCACGCTCCCGCGCGCCGTCGCCCTGCGCCCGCGGATCCAGGAGATCGTGGACGAGCGGATCGAAGCGATGATCGCGCAGGGGCCGACCGCGGAACTGGTGAGCGCCTTCGCGCTGCCCGTGCCCTCCATGGTGATGTGCGCCGTGCTCGGAGTGCCCTACGCCGACCACGACTTCTTCGAGACGCAGTCGCTGCGGCTGGTGCGCGGTCCTGAGGCGGCCGACGTGATGGACGCCCTCAACCAGCTCGAGGCGTACTTCGGCGAGCTGATCGACCGCAAGCGCAAGGAACCCGGCACCGGCCTGCTCGACGACCTCGTGCAGCGCCAGGAGGCGGAGGGCTCCTTCGACCGCGAGGGCCTGATCGCCCTGGCGCACGTCCTGCTGGGCGCCGGCCACGACACGGTCGCCAACATGATCTCGCTCGGTGTCTTCACCCTGCTCCAACACCCGGAGCAGCTGGCCGAGTTGCGCGGGGACTCCACGCTGCTGCCCGCCGCGGTGGAGGAGCTGATGCGCGTGCTGTCGATCGCGGACACGGTGCTGCGCGTGGCGGTCGAGGACATCGAGGTGGCCGGGACCACGATCCGGGCGGGCGACGGCGTGGTCTTCGCGGCCTCCGTGGTCAACCGCGACGAGAGCGTCTACCCCGAGCCGGACACCCTCGACTGGCACCGTCCGTCCCGCCACCACATCGGCTTCGGCTTCGGCATCCACCAGTGCCTCGGCCAGAACCTTGCCCGCGCCCAGCTGGAGATCGCTCTGGGCACCCTCTTCGACCGTCTGCCCACGCTGCGCCTGGCCGCTCCGGCCGAGGAGATCCCCTTCAAGCTGGGTCACACCGTCCAGGGGATGGTCGAACTCCCCGTGACCTGGTGA